Proteins from one Natrinema salinisoli genomic window:
- a CDS encoding orc1/cdc6 family replication initiation protein gives MPRFERKQNIFRNKDALGESYQPERIEERDDEIEAYMDALQPIIDGWEPNNVFLYGNTGVGKTAVTDYLLDVLQEDVTEYDDVDLSVLSVNCKTLNSSYQVAVELVNTLRPAGAEISTTGYPQQTVFKKLYSELEALGGTVVIVLDEIDSIGDRDELLYELPRARSNGYLESTKVGLIGISNDFKFREQLDPRVQDTLCERELQFPPYEASELTNILESRAEVAITEDGCDGGVLNLCAALAARDSGSARQALDLLRLAGEVAENNDDDAIREHHVDQARSKLEQERVEEGMRELTTHGRLALLAVVSKAAKESTPCRTRELYQEYEALCESSGTDSLAQRSVHNHLSDLRMLGILSAKENRSGSRGNYYSYELDVPFSSAVDAMADVLYLDDEIETIRDIARMNSVV, from the coding sequence ATGCCTCGGTTCGAGCGGAAGCAGAACATCTTCCGGAACAAGGACGCGCTGGGGGAGTCGTACCAACCCGAACGGATCGAAGAGCGGGACGACGAAATCGAGGCGTACATGGACGCGCTCCAGCCCATCATCGACGGCTGGGAGCCGAACAACGTCTTCCTCTACGGGAACACGGGCGTTGGCAAGACCGCCGTCACCGACTACCTCCTCGATGTCCTGCAGGAAGACGTCACCGAGTACGACGACGTCGATCTCTCGGTACTGAGCGTCAACTGCAAGACGCTCAACTCGTCGTACCAGGTCGCGGTCGAGTTAGTCAACACGCTCCGTCCAGCCGGTGCCGAGATCAGCACGACCGGATATCCCCAGCAGACCGTCTTCAAGAAACTCTACAGCGAACTCGAGGCACTCGGCGGAACCGTCGTCATCGTGCTCGACGAAATCGACTCCATCGGCGACCGCGACGAGTTGCTGTACGAACTCCCGCGCGCCCGCTCGAACGGCTACCTCGAGTCGACGAAAGTCGGCCTCATCGGCATCAGCAACGACTTCAAATTTCGCGAACAGCTCGATCCCCGCGTCCAGGACACGCTCTGTGAGCGCGAACTGCAGTTTCCGCCCTACGAGGCGTCCGAGCTGACCAACATCCTCGAGTCTCGAGCGGAGGTCGCGATCACCGAAGACGGCTGCGACGGCGGCGTGTTGAACCTCTGTGCGGCGCTCGCCGCTCGGGATAGCGGGAGCGCCCGGCAAGCGCTCGACCTGCTCCGACTGGCCGGCGAGGTGGCGGAGAACAACGACGACGACGCCATCCGGGAACACCACGTCGATCAGGCGCGGTCCAAACTCGAGCAAGAGCGCGTCGAGGAGGGAATGCGGGAACTGACGACCCACGGACGCCTCGCCCTCCTGGCGGTCGTCTCGAAAGCCGCCAAGGAGTCGACCCCCTGCCGAACGCGGGAACTCTATCAGGAGTACGAGGCCCTCTGTGAGTCCTCGGGAACCGATTCGCTCGCCCAGCGATCGGTCCACAACCACCTCTCCGATCTCCGGATGCTCGGCATCCTCTCGGCGAAGGAAAACCGGAGCGGCTCCCGCGGGAACTACTACAGCTACGAACTCGACGTTCCCTTCTCGAGCGCCGTCGACGCGATGGCCGACGTGCTCTATCTGGACGACGAGATCGAGACGATCCGCGATATCGCCCGCATGAACAGCGTCGTTTGA
- a CDS encoding 4a-hydroxytetrahydrobiopterin dehydratase, translating to MSEPALADQECEACTSEDEPLEPEEYADYQAEIRDDVWSVVDDHHLEGTYAFEDFRDALEFTYEVGELAEEEWHHPDMQLEWGEVTIEMWTHKIDGLHKTDFVMAARMDRIYDDYEPEEDG from the coding sequence ATGTCCGAGCCAGCGCTCGCCGATCAGGAGTGCGAAGCCTGTACCAGCGAGGACGAACCCCTCGAGCCCGAGGAGTACGCCGACTATCAAGCGGAGATCCGCGACGACGTCTGGTCGGTCGTCGACGACCACCACCTCGAGGGCACCTACGCGTTCGAGGACTTCCGCGACGCCCTCGAGTTCACGTACGAGGTGGGCGAATTGGCGGAGGAAGAGTGGCACCATCCGGATATGCAACTCGAGTGGGGCGAGGTGACGATCGAGATGTGGACCCACAAGATCGACGGACTCCACAAGACCGATTTCGTGATGGCCGCCCGGATGGACCGGATCTACGACGACTACGAGCCCGAGGAGGACGGGTAG
- a CDS encoding FAD-binding oxidoreductase gives MSSKPRSRWGWGFEGEMIDETELRERKEFLESTLGFPERPVLDPVPLADATIPDPAIEIPDALADFCTSDRAVRARRTYGMARPENVRAFHGDFTPAPDIVARPTTETEVEAVLAWASEQRVAVSPVTGGTGVAGGTGPPEGGDRAGYAGTIALDLRNLNDVLEVDEKSRTALIEGGTLGPDINRQLDEYGLHLRHYPQSYRLSGLGGWIATRSGGHYATRYTHIDELVESVRMVCPAGTFETQRLPAHGAGPDANRLVCGSEGSLGVITQAWMQVEPRPQYRSDAAVYFDGILEAAEAIRRIVQAKLYPANCRLHDRVETSLYGMDEVENELVILGFESTDQPTDPALDRALEICEAEGGACPDGPDHYGPGYGHDRPEDSDVVRWGEAFQLGGSGSTDLPLCVVGGTVETAVTWDRFPEFHESMLAAVTDALDAECGMGHVSTRFTHVYPDGPAVYYTFRAPGDPDPDRRIEQWRRIKRAGLDTVMEYDLTPTHHHAVGRDHKEWYAEQIPENYGEALRAVKGVLDPAGVMNPGVLVDSPDRD, from the coding sequence ATGAGTTCGAAGCCGCGGAGCCGTTGGGGATGGGGGTTCGAGGGCGAGATGATCGACGAGACCGAACTCCGCGAGCGGAAGGAGTTCCTGGAGTCTACGCTCGGCTTTCCGGAGCGTCCCGTCCTCGATCCCGTCCCGCTGGCCGACGCAACGATCCCCGATCCAGCGATCGAGATTCCCGACGCGCTCGCGGATTTCTGTACGTCGGACCGAGCCGTTCGAGCCAGGCGAACCTACGGCATGGCTCGTCCGGAGAACGTCCGGGCGTTCCACGGGGATTTCACGCCCGCCCCGGATATCGTCGCGCGACCGACGACGGAGACGGAGGTCGAGGCGGTACTCGCGTGGGCCTCCGAACAGCGCGTCGCCGTGTCTCCGGTTACCGGCGGCACCGGCGTCGCCGGTGGGACGGGGCCGCCGGAGGGAGGCGACCGCGCTGGCTACGCGGGTACGATCGCCCTCGATCTCAGGAACCTGAACGACGTCCTCGAGGTCGACGAAAAATCGCGAACCGCACTGATAGAGGGCGGCACCCTGGGGCCGGATATCAACCGCCAACTCGACGAGTACGGGCTTCACCTCCGGCATTATCCGCAGTCGTATCGGCTCTCGGGGCTCGGCGGATGGATCGCGACCCGATCCGGCGGTCACTACGCGACCAGGTACACCCACATCGACGAGCTCGTCGAGAGCGTCCGGATGGTCTGCCCGGCGGGAACGTTCGAAACCCAGCGGCTCCCCGCCCACGGCGCCGGTCCGGACGCGAACCGGCTCGTCTGTGGCTCCGAGGGCAGTCTCGGCGTCATCACGCAGGCGTGGATGCAGGTCGAACCGCGACCCCAGTACCGATCGGACGCAGCAGTGTACTTCGACGGAATCCTCGAGGCCGCGGAGGCGATACGCCGGATCGTTCAGGCGAAACTCTATCCCGCGAACTGTCGCCTCCACGATCGCGTGGAGACGAGCCTGTACGGGATGGACGAGGTCGAAAACGAGCTCGTCATCCTGGGGTTCGAATCGACTGACCAGCCGACGGACCCAGCCCTCGATCGAGCGCTCGAAATCTGCGAGGCGGAGGGCGGAGCCTGTCCGGACGGACCGGACCATTACGGCCCGGGCTACGGCCACGACCGCCCCGAGGACAGCGACGTAGTCCGCTGGGGTGAGGCGTTCCAGCTCGGCGGCTCCGGGAGTACCGATCTCCCGCTTTGCGTCGTCGGCGGAACCGTCGAGACCGCGGTGACGTGGGACCGCTTCCCGGAGTTTCACGAGTCGATGCTCGCGGCCGTCACTGATGCGCTCGACGCAGAATGTGGTATGGGACACGTATCGACTCGCTTTACGCACGTCTATCCGGACGGTCCCGCCGTTTATTACACGTTCCGCGCACCCGGCGATCCCGATCCCGATCGGCGGATCGAACAGTGGCGGCGGATCAAACGCGCCGGCCTCGACACCGTCATGGAGTACGACCTGACGCCGACGCACCACCACGCCGTCGGCCGGGATCACAAGGAGTGGTACGCGGAGCAGATCCCCGAAAACTACGGGGAGGCACTGCGCGCAGTGAAAGGTGTCCTCGACCCAGCGGGGGTAATGAATCCCGGCGTCCTCGTCGATTCACCGGATCGCGACTGA